The proteins below come from a single Eubacterium limosum genomic window:
- a CDS encoding MarR family winged helix-turn-helix transcriptional regulator, which produces MYRRELETMDPRFRVFGSLFSLVTRLEVMGNSQDFLGELTTKQWYLLIHLITFFREPPTLSALAAEMDTSHQNAKAIALKLQEKGYLELVKDKKDKRTLRVIPDKTKIEAYEAEMGGENNAFVEKFLSALSDEELEIFDRALVKLMEKAEDIRKERMIK; this is translated from the coding sequence ATGTATCGTAGAGAGTTAGAAACGATGGATCCTCGTTTTCGAGTTTTTGGAAGTCTTTTTTCGTTGGTAACAAGGCTGGAGGTCATGGGGAACAGTCAGGATTTCCTGGGAGAACTGACAACAAAGCAGTGGTATCTGCTTATTCATCTCATTACTTTTTTTAGAGAGCCGCCGACTTTGTCCGCACTGGCCGCTGAGATGGATACCTCACATCAGAATGCCAAGGCCATTGCCTTAAAGCTTCAGGAAAAAGGTTACCTTGAGCTTGTGAAAGATAAAAAAGATAAGAGGACCCTGCGGGTCATACCAGACAAAACAAAAATTGAAGCCTATGAAGCAGAAATGGGCGGTGAGAACAACGCCTTTGTCGAAAAATTTTTAAGCGCTTTGTCCGATGAAGAGCTTGAAATATTTGATCGCGCTCTGGTCAAATTAATGGAGAAGGCAGAGGATATTAGAAAGGAACGGATGATAAAATGA